A window of Gossypium raimondii isolate GPD5lz chromosome 7, ASM2569854v1, whole genome shotgun sequence genomic DNA:
CGATTCGGCTTGATTACACCCCTAGGTCCAACTCAGTTTGACTTCAACCTAAGCCCTTGTGGCTATAGAAAGTGGAAACTAACCTGCAAAGGAAGCATTGCTCAGTCCTGCACAAATTAAAGACAGAAATCACAAAATTAGCATAGATTTggaccaataaaaaaaaaagaaaataaacaatataattgcAGAGCAAGTAACACGATGAATGCTAATACAAAAACAATAGTGTGTTAAGTTAAAAAGATCTTTCCTTTGATAAAATATTctttaagaaaatttgatttcagatcGACCAAACTATGTTGTTATACTACCATAGGTGTAAATTTCGAGCTTGGGAAATTGATGAAATCCAggataaatcaaataaaaattgaaaagaagagaaaaaaatggttGAAGAAACGAGATCGAACCCAGATCTGGAGATATACCTTCAGGGAGTGTGAGAAGTGGCTGAGAAGAACAATCACAAAGACACGGGGGGCAAGTGTTGGAAGTACGGCTGACGGCAGCCAAGCCTTCCATGAGATGCCAGTATAGTGGTGGACCAACTATGTAGCCGAATAAACATAGACCTAGTAAACCTAACCCCACCTTCACCGCTGCCGCATGGTTCATTGCCATCTCTTTTCTGAGAAAGGGACTCTGGTTTTTTTGGGTTCAGTGCGAAATTGAAATGGAGATAgattttggttagtttttttTGTATAGATTCAGAGATCGATTTGAGGTTAAGAAAAAGGTAATCGAAAGTTGATTTGTTTTGGACTTTGATTACTAGTTATTATTCAACGATGTTTTGACAGTTGTTTTTGCATTAAAGAGAGTACGAAACTGTTGTGGCTTAAACGCGTAGGGTCATGGCTGGCATGGGCCGTGCACCGACAAGCCTGTCTTACGGTAAGTAAATACGGCCTTTACCTTGAACAATCGATCCCATTTACTCgaatttcaccataaaatttatttcatcctttaattaattttacagataaaattattttaatttttcattaatttttcgtcttttttagtctttaaattaatattttttgtcaaagtattttgaaataaatgaaaaattaacgtttgttaactttattCACGTGATAGCGTATGTGTATATCATATAAACATTCTAAAATTAtagaatattattaaataaattttacaacttttatgtttttaaataattttagtaattttaatattttattttaaaaattaattaaccatttatgTGGCATACACATGGATGCCATGTCAACAAAATATAATAGatattaacttttccatccattttaggatgatttgacaaacaacgcAAGTTCAACgattaaaaagataaagaaaaaaagttaaatgaagagataaaataattttttaagttaaagacttaaataaatcattattgCTAAAGCTATGTTGAATTTAAACCTAAGTATTGATACAAATGTGAAATTAATCGAATAAAAACTTGAACTAAAATTGAGTCAAAACTTGGACTATCCTTAACCTTGTtgattaacaaataaatgataaggatttgatttttagaatcaagactaaattaatacaatgtataaatattaagggTTAAAGTTATTATTGTTTGTCAGCCGGAAGTTGTAAccataaatttaaatagttgaatgactattttgtaacttttcatagttagatgattaaaaagaaatttactaataattgagtgactactagtgtaatttaccctattaatATCCAATAAAAttagactaaaatttaaaacattttatttgtaaGATCCAACTCGAAATTGGGCCGTTCCTAGAAACCCTAATACAACCCCAAGACTAGGAAAAAAAACTGTTTTGAAAAACGACACCGTTACGTTACGAACCGAATCTCCCGCACCACCGGTTCATTATACATCGGCTCAccattgaaatgaaaaaaaatcgatGCCGATGAGATCAGACATTACACAACAAAACTGAGAGAACTAGAAGAAGATCGTTAAAAAAAAATGGCTATTGAAATCCCCAAAGATTTAATAACCCAACTCCAGATCTCACTTCGCAAGCAAGCCAACGTACCTTCATATGATCCGACCGACCCATCGCTTCCCGGTCTCCCTTTGTTTCACTCGACCAGCGATTCACCTCGCCGCCGTTGCATCCACTGCAAATCTCGTCTCCTCCGAGGCTCCGATTCCATCCTTTGTATTTTCTGCGGCAAACGCCCCACCGAGACACCGCCTCCGCCGATCAAATTCCAGTCTACTTCTGGGTACCGATGGTTCCTTCACTCACTTAACTTGGATGGATCTGTAAGTCACTgttttctattgatttttttatttgtttatgttatttaattgtaATAGAATGATGggttttattgttttagttgttttttggattttcttttattgggtGAAATTTGGGTATTGTAGGAAAATGTGGGGGAGCCTTTAGATGGGGATGGAAAGGATAAAGGAAGTGGAGAGGAGTTTGCCTTATCTGATATTTTGGGATTAGAAATAAAGTGGAATGATGTAGAGTTTAAGGGATTTGAATCTGGTTTGAGAAAGAGTAATACTTTGAATTTGGCTGGATTTGATGTTGAGGATGATTTTTTAGTTGAAAGAAAAGAGGGTTCTGCTTCAATTCCCTCGGAAGGGACGTCGGCGGTAAAGAAAGGGACCGGTTTTACTGGAAGTAATGTGCTTGAATCGCGTGGTGCTGTCTCCGGTTGGCAGGCTGAATTTCAGTCGGATGATCACGGTGCTATTAGCACCGTGTCGTTTGATCCTGTTGCAAGTTCTTCGAAAGATATTTCTTCCGATATTGATGATGCGGTTGTCGGGCAGGGTACGAATTTATTTGATGGAAAAGATAAACGCAATCAAACTTCATCGGAATCCAAAACGACTGACTGGTTTCAAGGTGATTTGAAGAGTAATTTCACTTCGGGTGATCAAGCTCAAAGCAGCATCAGCAATACCCTTGGTGAAAGAACTATTAATGACGATGATGATTGGAATGATTTTACGGGTTCCACTAATGCACAAGGTTCTTCGGACCAGGATGCCGATGGTTTGAAGTCAATGAATGAAAAAGGTGGTGATTCTTTTTCTGGATTGGAGGCTGGCTCTGAATCTACTATTTTTGAAACTCACCATGAGGTATCCAAATCTTTTGATCATTTTGCAGGTTCTTCTGCCGATCTTTCTACTCACATGGATAGTGTCTTTGGAACAGGAGACTCGTTTCAGGGAAAACCAGTAGATAACACAACTTCATCCCACAGTAGTAATTGGTTTCAGGATGATCTATGGAGTAATTCCACCTCAAAGACGGTTCATCATACTGAGCAATTCAACAAGAATGTGGGTAATAAGGATGGTGAGATATTAGCAAATATAAATAGTGTAACCAATGATGAAGATTTGTTTGGAGCTTGGAATGATTTTAAAAGTTCGAGCATCCTTAATTCTTCAATAAGTTCTTCGAAAGAACATGGCATCCATACTAGTTCTACTGAAGAAAAGAATAGTGACCCCTTTTCGGGATGGGACACTGACTTCCAATCtgctaattctaaaaataatcgTGTGGGACCCATAGCATCTGATCCTTTTGTAGGTTCCTCACTCGGTCTTTCTGATCACATTGATACGGTTTTTGCATCtggaaatgatttatttgacatGAAAGCAAAAGATAGCTCCAACGCGTCTAATGCAAACAGCTGGTTTCAGGATGATCTATGGAGTAATTCGAGCTCAAAGTTAATTCATCAAGCTGAAAACTTGGGTGCAACTGGTGATATCATGGATTCCGGAAAAGCTAATAGTGTTCATAATTCTTCCTCCATCGATGTTAACTGGTTTCCAGATGATCAATTGCTAACAGGCAACAAGAAGGCACCTGATGAAAAATCGATTGAGGAAACAGACAATTTGTTCAGTGATTGGTCTGATTTCAAAAGCTCAACTACTAAGCAAGATCCTCTCAGTGATTCTTCAAAACAAGCCGTTACTATTGATGATAATAACAACAACTTGTCTGCCTGGAATGATTTTACTAGCTCAACTGATGCAAAAGACCCTTCGAGTAATTCTTCAAAACAAACTGATTTGTTTTCAGGGGCATTCAGTAATCAGAATTGCTCAACCGACATCGATATCATCTGGCCTGAAGCTCCTATTTCAGCCAGGTACGTATGTTTGCTTTGTCAGTTTCCTTCCTACAGAACTGAATATTTAAAGTATCCTACTAAACTGTTTTGTGTCATTACCCTAAACTGAACATTCTATTTCATTGTGGTAATTACAAATGATTAGTTTTTGCTCAattattttatggttatttGGAATATTTGAGGGAATATATTGGGAAGAACAAACAATGCAAAACAGGTAGAACTCTAGAGAGTAACTAGAATGATTATTTTCTCAAAGCCAAATTAGAAATAGATTCTGAGTATCTTGCTAAATGCTGATCTaacttcttaaaaaaaaaaaaaggcttttaaCTCACGATTTAACTCTTGAACTATATTCCTTTTCTTGTACTTGAACTTTCATTTGTCTCATTTTATCCCAAAAATTATTTGCATCCAATAAGAATGTGTCACTTGTCAAGTTCTTATTGgcaaccttttaatttttaggggTAAATTGAGACGAAAGTTCTAGTTTCAAGTACCAAAGTTggacaaaaaaagtttagatatCAAGGTGAGAGAACGTGTATAATTTAGAGGCCAAAtccaataataaaaattatggatGTTGAAAATGGTTAAGAGGACATGTTTTGTTAGTTTTATATGGTGACTGGACTCTTATTTTTTctagggataaatatcaaatttatacatgaactatggttcaatgtgtaatttgatacatgaattttgattttggtgcaattatatacatgaaattttgatctcgattcaattgtacacatttaaaaaatgaatacattcatttattttcatgcaggattaatataattgtttgtgaatgtaatatatcaacataaaatggttctaattcaataatattatttgtgatttgtgaaaattaaatcaaattaaaatttcatgtataaaattgcacaaaatcaaagttcatgtatgaCAATGCACTTTGGTTTAAAGTTCATGTacagtttttatatttatcccttttttttctaAGGTACGGGGTGACGACTCCACGAATATGGGAAGATTTGAAAATCTGAGGAGATTTCTCATATTTGCTTTCACATGTTTCAGGATGGCTGATGAAGATTTCTCCAATGCAACAACAGGAGGTTCAAAAGCTGAAGAAATAGAGGTATTGATGTCACAAATGCATGATCTATCATTTATGTTAGAAACCAATCTTTCAGTACCTACTAAAGTAGATGAATGTAGCTAACTTTCTAAATGATTGGCAGCCATTTTTTTGCCCCTCtctcaagttttattattatattattggaTCTTGGTTGTTTGCCTTGTATTGTAGCATTGATTGGTCTACTTATCTGTATTATTTCTTGTATCCTGTGGTGGTCGTTGTTGCCTTTTGTTCAATCTGTTCTTCCTTGATTATTTAGTTGAATGTGTGGTGAAacaattattgaattttaaaatgtctttttcttcttttaggaTCTTGTTAAATTGCTTTTTCAGgtaaatgtttaattatttgttggATGTAAAatgcttttaattaatgatggatttgaaattttacatcCAAATTGCTTAAAACatgaattgtttaaaaatttaaagtttataaaactaatttagttTAGCAAATATTGTTTtgggtctttcaatttcttttctagACTTTTTTGGTTCAGTTAAAAGTGATAGAAGTGTCATAGCAAATTGGTCAATTAGACCATGTTAGTTTAAATGGCAATTTGGTTctatctattaatttttttcatttgtagTGTTAAAAAGCGTACTATGTGTCTATTATGTTGACGTACAAGGACtagttttaataatagaaatggattgaattttaatagaaagattgatttatttttgatttaacGGATAATTTGTTCAGTTTTAATAGAGGAAAAAAATGCAATTCGATTCTTACTCTTAATATAGGGGCCTTCATAGTACTTTTATTACTAAAAGTTGGATTAATGATCATATGAGTACAAATATCCATAagcatattaaaatgatataacaAATATTAGATCATGGCGTTCATATTCATAATGTGGGTGAAAAAcgaaattatgtaataaatatatatttattaaaaataatataaaaataaatgagattttgattgaaatggtaGAGgaattgagtttaaattttagtatatgtattcatttttccttttatataaatatataaaataaaaataaaaatacctttaaagtaatataatttaatttgtaaagcaatagtattttaactattaattaattaagtattttaacTATTAATGTGTAATTGATTCatgacattaatttaattaacactTAACATATGGCAagatatgttttcttttaactaCGTAGTATCTTTTAAACGCATTGATATtatatctataatataatatattatgtgaattttattttaaatttattcttatttgagtttagatatatttaaattttcattttgtacttaatattataattgtaccattaatccaaaaaaaaaagtcaaatgtAAAAACTTGAAAACCAGGGGTAGATTTAAGAGAGATTGGCAAGGCGATCTcctctaaaatgaaaaacttttatttaggctctttataatttataaaatttaaattaataatgataaaattacactttagtcccctgaaaatgataaaaatttgactTAATCTTCTAAagattataaagatatagagtattaaaataataaaattatattttattatcataaaatatataatttaattctaatccCGTTTTCAACATGCATGATATAAATGGACCATTTACCGGCTTTATATTAATTACGTATAATTTAACTACAACTTTTCACatggttttaaattaatattttttcaaggtttttattttgatcttttaAAGTTACAGACTTACAGTTATAAGTACAATATAAAATCCCATTCGCATATGGTGGAATTGAGTTCCACTCAGCCCAATTAATTATTGGGCAATCTTATTTCACATTTcctaagttttttttctttattactaCACATTTTATATGGTTagtgaattaaatattaatttttatattttaaatgaaatatattctttattattatattttagaaaaataaaaatgaataattttagttaCAAAAGACatcataaatttgaattaaaaacagattgtatatatttaaattaaaatgccAATTGATTGAAAGCTTGGTTTaaaccaataataaataaaatagaataaacaGGTGACATGAAGTTAAATAGTCACatgtttttcttaaataaaaaccaaaattgttGGTTGTTGAATGTTGAATGTGAACCCAAATATGATGCGCCAATTTTCTGCATCTAATATATACActtatcattaaaaatgggataaactatattaaattttatttaaaattacatttcagttatctaattttaaaacattacataatagTCATTAACGTTTTAAATTGTTACATTTTTATCACTTGGTTGTTAACTTCTGTTTAAAAAGTAACATTGCATCTTAAATGAAAGGGTTAATGGTCAATTTAATCTTGAATTAtagtttaaaaatcattttgatattttcaaaattttcttaagaataattgtaaaattgtttt
This region includes:
- the LOC105789706 gene encoding uncharacterized protein LOC105789706 isoform X1; amino-acid sequence: MAIEIPKDLITQLQISLRKQANVPSYDPTDPSLPGLPLFHSTSDSPRRRCIHCKSRLLRGSDSILCIFCGKRPTETPPPPIKFQSTSGYRWFLHSLNLDGSENVGEPLDGDGKDKGSGEEFALSDILGLEIKWNDVEFKGFESGLRKSNTLNLAGFDVEDDFLVERKEGSASIPSEGTSAVKKGTGFTGSNVLESRGAVSGWQAEFQSDDHGAISTVSFDPVASSSKDISSDIDDAVVGQGTNLFDGKDKRNQTSSESKTTDWFQGDLKSNFTSGDQAQSSISNTLGERTINDDDDWNDFTGSTNAQGSSDQDADGLKSMNEKGGDSFSGLEAGSESTIFETHHEVSKSFDHFAGSSADLSTHMDSVFGTGDSFQGKPVDNTTSSHSSNWFQDDLWSNSTSKTVHHTEQFNKNVGNKDGEILANINSVTNDEDLFGAWNDFKSSSILNSSISSSKEHGIHTSSTEEKNSDPFSGWDTDFQSANSKNNRVGPIASDPFVGSSLGLSDHIDTVFASGNDLFDMKAKDSSNASNANSWFQDDLWSNSSSKLIHQAENLGATGDIMDSGKANSVHNSSSIDVNWFPDDQLLTGNKKAPDEKSIEETDNLFSDWSDFKSSTTKQDPLSDSSKQAVTIDDNNNNLSAWNDFTSSTDAKDPSSNSSKQTDLFSGAFSNQNCSTDIDIIWPEAPISARMADEDFSNATTGGSKAEEIEVLMSQMHDLSFMLETNLSVPTKVDECS
- the LOC105789706 gene encoding uncharacterized protein LOC105789706 isoform X2; the protein is MAIEIPKDLITQLQISLRKQANVPSYDPTDPSLPGLPLFHSTSDSPRRRCIHCKSRLLRGSDSILCIFCGKRPTETPPPPIKFQSTSGYRWFLHSLNLDGSENVGEPLDGDGKDKGSGEEFALSDILGLEIKWNDVEFKGFESGLRKSNTLNLAGFDVEDDFLVERKEGSASIPSEGTSAVKKGTGFTGSNVLESRGAVSGWQAEFQSDDHGAISTVSFDPVASSSKDISSDIDDAVVGQGTNLFDGKDKRNQTSSESKTTDWFQGDLKSNFTSGDQAQSSISNTLGERTINDDDDWNDFTGSTNAQGSSDQDADGLKSMNEKGSSADLSTHMDSVFGTGDSFQGKPVDNTTSSHSSNWFQDDLWSNSTSKTVHHTEQFNKNVGNKDGEILANINSVTNDEDLFGAWNDFKSSSILNSSISSSKEHGIHTSSTEEKNSDPFSGWDTDFQSANSKNNRVGPIASDPFVGSSLGLSDHIDTVFASGNDLFDMKAKDSSNASNANSWFQDDLWSNSSSKLIHQAENLGATGDIMDSGKANSVHNSSSIDVNWFPDDQLLTGNKKAPDEKSIEETDNLFSDWSDFKSSTTKQDPLSDSSKQAVTIDDNNNNLSAWNDFTSSTDAKDPSSNSSKQTDLFSGAFSNQNCSTDIDIIWPEAPISARMADEDFSNATTGGSKAEEIEVLMSQMHDLSFMLETNLSVPTKVDECS